From Hydra vulgaris chromosome 15, alternate assembly HydraT2T_AEP, one genomic window encodes:
- the LOC136091539 gene encoding uncharacterized protein LOC136091539: MSNLPFNIVETPGMKLLLNYLAPKAIIKTPKTLATTKLDMIHHNVEKAITNQLEEEVPECESVAFTSDGWTAKNGDPFESLTLHYINIDFELKKYRFDCQAHLNRKTGPLLAKGLDTMISKYEVLARPDLERTCVTDGAANMKAAVSLSTLLDKQLVCVDQMLNNCLKDTLENGEVKVIVDKCKRLAQRTHQSTKDWYEIKQECESLGCNPIKLIQPVQTRWNSNAMLFKSVLRNKQGLKSVRDNSLNANLTILIPSDEDFQVIAELHPFLAKYQEYSEIWSSDKTPTVHKIQQHLFSLITMCHRTVTQNTSGSRIAKDAMTRFIKYLETRIPDKGTEVNDFNLASVFDPFYRGYSITLIKGNKDNLDGIIDQLVDNHPTTREYNEAYEALLPSAQPNLDEDMDDFERMAMENDENDAPTLAGPSEPPLRVDIHFY; the protein is encoded by the exons ATGTCAAATCTTCCTTTCAATATTGTGGAAACTCCAGGAATGAAGTTGCTCTTGAACTATTTGGCACCAAAAGCAATCATAAAAACACCAAAAACACTTGCTACAACAAAGCTTGACATGATTCATCATAATGTTGAAAAGGCAATAACCAATCAACTTGAGGAAGAAGTACCAGAATGTGAAAGTGTAGCTTTTACATCAGATGGTTGGACTGCAAAAAATGGTGATCCTTTTGAATCTCTCACACTCCATTACATCAACATTGATTTTGAGTTGAAAAAGTACAGGTTTGACTGCCAGGCTCATTTAAATAGGAAAACAGGTCCTTTACTTGCCAAAGGATTAGACACTATGATTTCAAAATATGAAGTCTTGGCAAGGCCTGACCTAGAAAGAACATGCGTGACTGATGGTGCAGCTAACATGAAGGCAGCTGTCAGTTTATCAACTTTATTGGACAAGCAGTTGGTGTGTGTCGATCAAATGTTGAACAATTGTTTGAAAGACACATTAGAAAATGGTGAGGTTAAGGTAATTGTTGATAAGTGCAAGAGACTTGCTCAAAGGACACATCAAAGCACTAAGGATTGGTATGAAATCAAACAAGAATGTGAATCTCTAGGGTGTAATCCAATCAAGCTAATCCAACCAGTGCAAACAAGATGGAATTCAAATGCAATGCTGTTCAAGTCAGTGTTAAGAAATAAGCAAGGTTTGAAGTCTGTCAGAGATAACAGCCTGAATGCAAACTTGACAATACTTATACCAAGTGATGAAGATTTTCAAGTAATTGCAGAACTTCATCCTTTCTTGGCAAAATATCAAGAATACTCAGAGATTTGGTCCTCAGATAAAACACCTACAGTTCACAAGATCCAGCAACACCTCTTTTCATTGATTACTATGTGCCATAGGACAGTTACACAAAATACTtcag gTTCAAGAATTGCTAAAGATGCAATGACCAGGTTTATAAAATACTTGGAAACTAGGATTCCAGATAAAGGCACTGAAGTTAATGACTTTAATCTTGCAAGTGTGTTTGATCCATTTTATAGAGGTTATTCTATCACATTAATCAAGGGCAACAAAGATAATTTAGATGGAATAATAGACCAACTGGTAGACAATCATCCAACTACCAGAGAATACAACGAGGCTTATGAGGCTTTATTACCTTCTGCACAGCCAAACTTAGATGAGGATATGGATGATTTTGAGAGAATGGCCATggaaaatgatgaaaatgatgCACCAACTTTGGCAGGACCATCAGAGCCTCCTCTAAGGGTagatattcat
- the LOC136092389 gene encoding uncharacterized protein LOC136092389, which produces MSNLPFNIVETPGMKLLLNYLAPKAIIKTPKTLATTKLDMIHHNVEKAITNQLEEEVPECESVAFTSDGWTAKNGDPFESLTLHYINIDFELKKYRFDCQAHLNRKTGPLLAKGLDTMISKYEVLARPDLERTCVTDGAANMKAAVSLSTLLDKQLVCVDQMLNNCLKDTLENGEVKVIVDKCKRLAQRTHQSTKDWYEIKQECESLGCNPIKLIQPVQTRWNSNAMLFKSVLRNKQGLKSVRDNSLNANLTILIPSDEDFQVIAELHPFLAKYQEYSEIWSSDKTPTVHKIQQHLFSLITMCHRTVTQNTSGSRIAKDAMTRFIKYLETRIPDKGTEVNDFNLASVFDPFYRGYSITLIKGNKDNLDGIIDQLVDNHPTTREYNEAYEALLPSAQPNLDEDMDDFERMAMENDENDAPTLAGPSEPPLRVDIHFY; this is translated from the exons ATGTCAAATCTTCCTTTCAATATTGTGGAAACTCCAGGAATGAAGTTGCTCTTGAACTATTTGGCACCAAAAGCAATCATAAAAACACCAAAAACACTTGCTACAACAAAGCTTGACATGATTCATCATAATGTTGAAAAGGCAATAACCAATCAACTTGAGGAAGAAGTACCAGAATGTGAAAGTGTAGCTTTTACATCAGATGGTTGGACTGCAAAAAATGGTGATCCTTTTGAATCTCTCACACTCCATTACATCAACATTGATTTTGAGTTGAAAAAGTACAGGTTTGACTGCCAGGCTCATTTAAATAGGAAAACAGGTCCTTTACTTGCCAAAGGATTAGACACTATGATTTCAAAATATGAAGTCTTGGCAAGGCCTGACCTAGAAAGAACATGCGTGACTGATGGTGCAGCTAACATGAAGGCAGCTGTCAGTTTATCAACTTTATTGGACAAGCAGTTGGTGTGTGTCGATCAAATGTTGAACAATTGTTTGAAAGACACATTAGAAAATGGTGAGGTTAAGGTAATTGTTGATAAGTGCAAGAGACTTGCTCAAAGGACACATCAAAGCACTAAGGATTGGTATGAAATCAAACAAGAATGTGAATCTCTAGGGTGTAATCCAATCAAGCTAATCCAACCAGTGCAAACAAGATGGAATTCAAATGCAATGCTGTTCAAGTCAGTGTTAAGAAATAAGCAAGGTTTGAAGTCTGTCAGAGATAACAGCCTGAATGCAAACTTGACAATACTTATACCAAGTGATGAAGATTTTCAAGTAATTGCAGAACTTCATCCTTTCTTGGCAAAATATCAAGAATACTCAGAGATTTGGTCCTCAGATAAAACACCTACAGTTCACAAGATCCAGCAACACCTCTTTTCATTGATTACTATGTGCCATAGGACAGTTACACAAAATACTtcag gTTCAAGAATTGCTAAAGATGCAATGACCAGGTTTATAAAATACTTGGAAACTAGGATTCCAGATAAAGGCACTGAAGTTAATGACTTTAATCTTGCAAGTGTGTTTGATCCATTTTATAGAGGTTATTCTATCACATTAATCAAGGGCAACAAAGATAATTTAGATGGAATAATAGACCAACTGGTAGACAATCATCCAACTACCAGAGAATACAACGAGGCTTATGAGGCTTTATTACCTTCTGCACAGCCAAACTTAGATGAGGATATGGATGATTTTGAGAGAATGGCCATggaaaatgatgaaaatgatgCACCAACTTTGGCAGGACCATCAGAGCCTCCTCTAAGGGTagatattcatttttattaa
- the LOC136092388 gene encoding nephrocystin-3-like, protein MESNQGNCCDLDFFKGVQRKKLIHEIHSFFSQDAKKLPLVLYGMSGVGKTKTARKYSEIYSSFFNNIVWIDAACGKLQTSIRNRCQILGLAVHDSKDDFDIEVVVEKIHNYYINGKTLYIFDNVDDVSVKNFEMYISKKPNSFALITSQWRGWSNNVNKMFVDVFSYEDGFAYVKNNIKECTDENIKNLIKELGYHPFAITQAIKYINIHKISIKKYLDFYKQKPLDILDTDNFPSEVKSKSTIKAINLVLLKLKETNLIPLELLNCLSHCDGQNISKEFIIQILNQMKISDEHLINKTVGLLINYSLLNCFDDNKYSMHELTQLTCKCFQSKNSSIYSYHELIENYFKFELNEVQDHFEYGNHFVLHFLYMFRTDEKRMSKNFSLMPFSIKKLLVCKGLFEEAIEILKAIESINTENYGESNELTLDTKNNIANCFYDMGKYNEAIEIYYSVDKIQTEVLDINHPETIRTKHNIAICLNAMGKYNEALEVYYSVDKIQTEILGINHPKTMGTENNIAICLNDMGKYNEALEIYYFVDKIQTEYLGINYPDTMSTKNNIANCLSRMGKYNEALEIYYTVDKIRTKVLGINHPDTMTTKNNIASCLYDMGKFNEASEIHYSVDKIQTEFLGINHPETMGTKHHIAICLNAVGKYNEALEIYFSVDKLQTEILGINHRETMGTKNNIAICLNNMGKYNEALEIYYFVDKIQTEILGINHPETMGTKNNIAICFNNMGKFNEALEIYFSVDKKQTKILGINHPDTMRTKHNIANCLYAMGKDNEALEIYYSVDKIQTEILGINHPDTMTTKNNIANCLNNMGKYNDAFEIYYSVNETQIEVLGVNHPEAMGTKHNVGFCLNAMGKYNEALEIYYSVDKMQTEILGINHPDTTRTKHNIANCLNDMGKYNEALEIFYFVDKIQTEILGINHPYTMTTKNNIASCLNNMGKYNEALEICYSVDKIETETLGINHPDTMTTKKNIANCLNYMEKYNEALEIYYSVDKIQTEVLGINHPDTTRTKHNIANCLNDMRKYNEALEIFYSVDKIQTEILGINHPYTMTTKNNIASCLNNMGKYNEALEICYSVDKIRTEILGINHPDTIRTKYNIANCLNNLEKYNEALEIYSSVDKIQTEVLGINHPYTITTKYNIANCLKNKEKQQSSCLII, encoded by the coding sequence GCGTTCAACGCAAAAAACTAATTCATGaaattcatagttttttttcacAAGATGCAAAAAAGTTGCCTTTAGTACTATATGGAATGTCAGGTGTCGGAAAGACAAAAACTGCCAGAAAATACAGTGAAATTTATTCTAGCTTCTTTAACAACATTGTCTGGATAGACGCAGCATGTGGAAAGTTACAAACTTCAATAAGAAACCGATGTCAAATATTAGGATTGGCTGTTCACGATTCGAAAGATGATTTTGATATAGAAGTagttgttgaaaaaattcaCAACTATTACATTAATGGaaaaactttgtatatttttgataacGTCGACGATGtaagtgttaaaaattttgaaatgtacaTTTCAAAAAAACCGAACTCATTTGCTTTAATTACCTCCCAATGGAGAGGGTGGtcaaataatgtaaataaaatgtttgttgatgttttttcttATGAAGATGGATTcgcttatgtaaaaaataatattaaggaATGCACcgatgaaaacataaaaaacttaattaaagagCTTGGTTATCACCCGTTTGCTATAACGCaggcaataaaatatataaatatacataaaatttcgataaaaaaatatttagatttttataaacagaaacCTTTAGATATATTAGACACTGATAACTTTCCTTCTGAAGTTAAATCAAAGTCAACaataaaagcaattaatttagttttattaaaattaaaagaaactaaCCTTATTCCATTAGAATTACTAAACTGTTTATCTCATTGCGATGGTCAAAATATAAGTAAAGAATTTATAATCCAAATcttaaatcaaatgaaaataagcgatgaacatttaataaacaaaaccgTTGGTTTACTAATTAATTATTCGTTACTAAATTGTTTCGATGATAACAAATATTCAATGCACGAACTAACGCAGCTGACGTGTAAatgctttcaaagtaaaaattcaAGTATATATTCGTATCATGAACTaatcgaaaattattttaaatttgagttgAATGAAGTACAAGACCACTTTGAATACGGAAATCATTTCGTTTTACATTTTCTCTATATGTTTCGTACTGACGAAAAAAGAATGTCAAAAAACTTCAGTCTTATGccattttctattaaaaaattattagtatgtAAAGGCTTATTTGAAGAAGCAATCgaaatattaaaagcaattgaAAGTATTAATACCGAAAATTATGGTGAAAGTAATGAACTCACGcttgatacaaaaaataatattgctaacTGTTTCTACGATATGGGAAAATACAACGAAGctatagaaatttattattctgttgataaaatacaaactgaagtTTTAGATATCAACCATCCAGAAACAATaagaacaaaacataatattgcaATCTGTTTGAACGCTATGGGAAagtataacgaagctttagaagtttattattctgttgataaaatacaaactgaaattttaggcaTCAACCATCCAAAAACAATGGGAACAGAAAATAATATCGCAATATGTTTGAACGATATGGGAAagtataacgaagctttagaaatttattattttgttgacaAAATACAAACTGAATATTTAGGTATCAACTATCCAGATacaatgtcaacaaaaaataatattgcaaactGTTTAAGTcgtatgggaaaatataacgaagctttagaaatttattatactgttgataaaatacgaacTAAAGTTTTAGGTAttaaccatccagatacaatgacaacaaaaaataatattgcaagcTGTTTGTACGACATGGGAAAATTCAACGAAGCTTCAGAGATtcattattctgttgataaaatacaaactgaatttttaggtatcaaccatccagaaaCAATGGGAACAAAACATCATATCGCAATCTGTTTGAACGCcgtgggaaaatataacgaagcatTAGAGATTTATTTTTCTGTTGATAAattacaaactgaaattttaggtattaaCCATCGAGAAACAATgggaacaaaaaataatatcgcaataTGTTTGAacaatatgggaaaatataacgaagctttagaaatttattattttgttgataaaatacaaactgaaattttaggtatcaaccatccagaaaCAATgggaacaaaaaataatatcgcaatcTGTTTTAACAATATGGGAAAAtttaacgaagctttagaaatttatttttctgttgataaaaaacaaaccaaaatatTAGGTATTAACCATCCGGATACAATGagaacaaaacataatattgcaAACTGTTTGTACGCTATGGGAAAagataacgaagctttagaaatttattattctgttgataaaatacaaactgaaattttaggtattaaccatccagatacaatgacaacaaaaaataatatcgcaaactgtttgaacaatatgggaaaatataacgacgcatttgaaatttattattctgttaatGAAACACAAATTGAAGTTTTAGGTGTCAACCATCCAGAAGCAATGGGAACAAAACATAATGTCGGATTCTGTTTGAAcgctatgggaaaatataacgaagctttagaaatttattattctgttgataaaatgcaaactgaaattttaggtatcaaccaccCAGATACAACGagaacaaaacataatatcgcaaactgtttgaacgatatgggaaaatataacgaagctttagaaattttttattttgttgataaaatacaaactgaaattttaggtatcaaccatccatatacaatgacaacaaaaaataatattgcaagcTGTTTGAacaatatgggaaaatataacgaagctttagaaatttgttattctgttgataaaatagaaactgaaactttaggtatcaaccatccagatacaatgacaacaaaaaaaaatattgcaaactgTTTAAACTATATGgaaaaatataacgaagctttagaaatttattactctgttgataaaatacaaactgaagttttaggtatcaaccaccCAGATACAACGagaacaaaacataatatcgcaaactgtttgAACGATATgagaaaatataacgaagctttagaaattttttattctgttgataaaatacaaactgaaattttaggtatcaaccatccatatacaatgacaacaaaaaataatattgcaagcTGTTTGAacaatatgggaaaatataacgaagctttagaaatttgttattctgttgataaaataagaactgaaattttaggtatcaaccatccagatacaattagaacaaaatataacatcgcaaactgtttaaacaatttggaaaaatataacgaagctttagaaatttattcttctgttgataaaatacaaactgaagtTTTAGGTATTAACCATCCATATacaattacaacaaaatataatattgcgaactgtttgaaaaataaagaaaagcagCAATCAAgttgtttaataatttga